A part of Toxotes jaculatrix isolate fToxJac2 chromosome 24, fToxJac2.pri, whole genome shotgun sequence genomic DNA contains:
- the si:ch211-113j14.1 gene encoding sterol 26-hydroxylase, mitochondrial gives MGSPAAAARPLRLSALCARTLPATRAGAELRPGASVAVLARRDLNVQTTAETGKLKSIHDLPGPSVSTTLYWLFVKGYADKSHLMQGLQKSLFGPIWRSRFGPFDLVNVASPELIAQVIQQEGRYPVRAELPHWKEYRELRGQAYGLHVDTGPEWYRIRSALNPKMLKLREVSAFAPIIHQVVGDLIQRIELLRSQSPDRDTVSDLASELYKFGFEGISSILFETRLGCLQEEIPQDTLRFIAAVNNMLTLSDMVVLFPRWSRSILPFWKRFVQAWDDLFDVAKTLIDRRMAEIEAQVHRGEPADGMYLTYLLSSDKLTRAELYISITELLLGGVDTTSNTLSWTLYHLARDPRVQDRLHREVSSVCPDRREPTTDDLNRMPYLKAVIKETLRLYPVVPGNGRFVSENEVIVNNYWFPKKTQFHLCHYAVCHDEAQFVDAERFIPERWLRAETPDGGGGRAVPGLYQHHPYSFIPFGVGVRACVGKRVAEMEMYFALSRLMQHYEVHPEDGAPTVEPKTRTLLIPAKPINLRFLPRA, from the exons ATGGGCTCCCCGGCGGCTGCAGCCCGGCCTCTCCGGCTCTCTGCGCTCTGCGCACGGACACTACCTGCGACCCGAGCTGGTGCGGAACTCCGACCCGGAGCCTCTGTCGCTGTCTTGGCCAGAAGAGACCTGAACGTCCAGACGACGGCTGAGACGGGAAAGCTGAAGAGCATCCATGATCTGCCGGGGCCCAGTGTGTCCACCACCCTGTACTGGTTATTTGTCAAAGGATATGCGGACAAGAGTCACCTGATGCAG GGTTTACAGAAGAGTCTGTTCGGGCCCATTTGGCGCTCCAGGTTCGGCCCATTCGACCTCGTCAACGTGGCGAGTCCGGAGCTCATAGCTCAGGTGATCCAGCAGGAGGGTCGCTACCCGGTCCGAGCCGAGCTGCCGCACTGGAAGGAGTACAGGGAGCTGAGAGGACAGGCCTACGGGCTGCATGTGGA CACAGGACCAGAGTGGTACCGGATCCGCAGCGCCCTGAACCCCAAGATGCTGAAGCTGCGGGAAGTGTCGGCTTTCGCTCCCATCATCCACCAGGTGGTCGGAGATCTGATCCAGCGCATTGAGCTCCTCCGCAGTCAGAGTCCGGACCGGGACACGGTTTCGGATCTGGCCTCTGAGCTCTACAAGTTTGGCTTCGAGG GTATCTCCTCAATCTTGTTTGAGACCAGGCTGGGCTGCCTGCAGGAGGAGATTCCCCAAGACACGCTGCGCTTCATCGCTGCTGTCAACAACATGCTGACGCTGTCGGACATGGTGGTCCTTTTCCCACGCTGGAGCCGCAGCATCCTCCCCTTCTGGAAGCGCTTTGTTCAGGCTTGGGACGACCTCTTTGACGTAG cTAAGACCCTCATCGACAGGAGAATGGCTGAAATCGAAGCCCAGGTGCACAGAGGTGAGCCCGCGGACGGCATGTACCTGACTTATCTGCTGTCGTCTGACAAGCTGACCAGAGCCGAGCTCTACATCAGCATCACGGAGCTGCTGCTCGGAGGAGTCGACAcg acgTCCAACACCTTGTCCTGGACGTTGTACCATTTAGCGAGGGACCCCAGGGTTCAGGATCGGCTGCACAGGGAGGTGAGCTCTGTGTGTCCTGACAGACGGGAGCCAACCACAGACGACCTGAACAGGATGCCCTACCTGAAGGCCGTTATAAAGGAGACGTTACG CCTTTATCCTGTGGTACCTGGAAACGGACGTTTCGTTTCAGAGAATGAAGTGATTGTCAACAACTACTGGTTCCCAAAGAAA ACGCAGTTCCATCTGTGTCATTACGCCGTCTGTCACGATGAGGCACAGTTTGTCGATGCCGAGCGTTTCATCCCGGAGCGTTGGCTCCGTGCTGAGACGCCCGACGGTGGCGGTGGCAGGGCGGTGCCTGGACTCTACCAGCACCACCCGTACAGCTTCATCCCGTTCGGTGTCGGTGTGCGAGCCTGCGTGGGGAAGAGGGTGGCGGAGATGGAGATGTATTTTGCTCTTTCCCGG CTGATGCAGCACTACGAGGTCCATCCTGAGGACGGTGCCCCGACCGTGGAGCCTAAGACTCGAACGCTGCTGATCCCTGCGAAGCCCATCAACCTGCGCTTCCTGCCCAGAGCCTAA
- the map3k2 gene encoding mitogen-activated protein kinase kinase kinase 2 has translation MGESSFLASWVNRRATMMDEQEALNSIMQDLAELHRSSRPAMFLSDLGKPKASSPKNQNDVRVKFEFKGEKRILQFPRPVKLEDLRSKAKVAFGQTMDLHYTNNELVIPLTTQDDLDKAVELLDRSVHMKSLKILLVLQVSSQNSSSNMDLLPSHEELDNTGFRVTDKKSMLALIGSHSTDRSSPPPGYIPDALQQVARNGSFTSINSEGEFIPESMDQMLDPLSMSSPENSASGSCPSLDSPLDSDYPKSRMPRAQSYPDNHQDFPEYDIPVFEKSGKGGTYPRRYGIPFGLQDYSDGRKTFPRARRTQVHGFRSPVSFSPTEQSPSTSSGSSVFTPDLEEAPGPARRPRRGSDIEPNPNPTTAPTLSVMDISPPSRSPRAPTNWRLGKLLGQGAFGRVFLCYDADTGRELAVKQVQFDPESPETSKEVSALECEIQLLKNLCHERIVQYYGCLRDTMERTLSIFMEYMPGGSIKDQLKSYGALTENVTRRYTRQILEGVSYLHSNMIVHRDIKGANILRDSVGNVKLGDFGASRRLQTICLSGTGIKSVTGTPYWMSPEVISGEGYGRKADIWSVGCTVVEMLTQRPPWAEFEAMAAIFKIATQPTNPVLPAHVSDHCREFLKRIFVETKQRPSADELLRHIFVH, from the exons ATGGGAGAATCCTCTTTCCTGGCCTCCTGGGTCAATCGCCGTGCCACGATgatgg ATGAGCAGGAGGCGCTGAACTCAATCATGCAGGACTTGGCCGAACTGCACCGCTCTAGCCGTCCTGCCATGTTCCTGTCGGACCTGGGCAAACCCAAAGCCTCCTCGCCCAAGaaccag AATGACGTCAGGGTGAAGTTCGAGTTCAAAGGGGAGAAGAG gATTTTGCAGTTCCCTCGACCTGTCAAGCTGGAGGACCTGAGGTCAAAAGCTAAAGTGGCTTTCGGTCAGACAATGGACCTCCACTACACCAACAATGAG TTGGTGATTCCACTGACCACTCAGGACGACCTGGACAAGGCCGTGGAGCTGCTGGATCGCAGTGTTCACATGAAGAGCCTGAAGATCCTCCTGGTGCTCCAGGTGTCCTCTCAG AACTCTTCCTCCAATATGGACCTCTTACCGTCCCACGAGGAGCTGGACAACACGGGATTCAGGGTCACTGACAAGAAGAGTATGCTGGCTTTGATAG GCTCCCATTCAACGGATCgcagctctcctcctccaggatACATTCCCGATGCTCTCCAGCAGGTGGCGAGGAACGGCTCCTTCACCAGCATCAACAGCGAGGGAGAGTTCATTCCTGAGAGCATGGACCAG aTGTTGGACCCACTGTCCATGAGCAGCCCGGAGAACTCAGCATCTGGAAGTTGTCCCTCTTTAGACAGTCCACTGGACAG TGACTACCCAAAGTCCAGGATGCCTAGAGCCCAGAGTTACCCAGATAACCACCAGGACTTTCCAG agtATGATATCCCGGTGTTTGAGAAGTCGGGGAAAGGGGGAACGTATCCTCGGCGATATGGCATTCCCTTTGGCCTTCAAGACTATAGTGATG GGAGGAAGACCTTCCCTCGAGCTCGGCGAACGCAGGTCCACGGCTTCCGCTCACCGGTCAGCTTCAGTCCGACCGAGCAGTCGCCCAGCAccagcagcggcagcagtgtCTTCACCCCTGACCTGGAGGAGGCCCCGGGACCTGCCAGAAGGCCCCGAAGGGGCAGCGACATTGAGCCCAATCCCAATCCGACTACTGCTCCCACCCTCTCCGTCATGGACATCAGTCCGCCCAGCCGCT CTCCACGTGCTCCGACCAACTGGCGGCTGGGAAAGCTGCTGGGTCAGGGTGCCTTCGGACGGGTTTTCCTCTGTTACGATGCAGATACTGGACGGGAACTGGCAGTCAAACAAGTCCAGTTTGACCCGGAGAGTCCTGAGACCAGCAAG GAGGTGAGCGCGTTGGAGTGTGAAATCCAGCTTCTGAAGAACTTGTGCCATGAGCGGATTGTGCAGTACTACGGCTGTCTGCGAGACACGATGGAGCGGACGCTCTCCATTTTCATGGAGTACATGCCTGGC GGTTCCATTAAGGACCAGCTGAAGTCGTATGGAGCGCTGACGGAAAACGTGACGCGCCGCTACACCCGGCAGATCCTGGAAGGGGTTTCCTACCTGCACAGCAACATGATCGTTCACAGGGACATCAAAG GAGCCAACATCCTCCGTGACTCGGTGGGTAACGTGAAGCTGGGAGACTTCGGGGCCAGCCGGCGGCTGCAGACCATCTGCCTGTCAGGAACAGGCATCAAGTCTGTGACTGGCACTCCGTACTGGATGAGCCCGGAAGTGATCAGTGGAGAGGGCTACGGCAGGAAGGCCGACATCTG GAGCGTTGGCTGCACCGTTGTGGAGATGCTGACCCAACGACCTCCATGGGCAGAGTTTGAGGCCATGGCAGCCATCTTTAAGATTGCCACCCAGCCTACTAACCCGGTTCTCCCCGCCCACGTGTCGGACCACTGCCGAGAGTTTCTCAAACGGATCTTTGTGGAGACCAAGCAGCGTCCGTCTGCTGATGAGCTACTGAGGCACATCTTTGTACATTAA
- the sumo1 gene encoding small ubiquitin-related modifier 1 encodes MSDTETKPSNQDGGDKKDGEYIKLKVIGQDSSEIHFKVKMTTHLKKLKESYSQRQGVPASTLRFLFEGQRIADNQTPKELGMEDEDVIEVYQEQTGGLWND; translated from the exons atgtcagacaCG gAGACAAAACCATCCAACCAGGACGGCGGGGACAAGAAGGACGGAGAGTACATCAAATTAAAAGTGATTGGTCAG GACAGCAGTGAAATCCACTTCAAGGTGAAAATGACAACACATCTAAAAAAGCTGAAGGAGTCTTACAGCCAGAGACAG gGCGTCCCAGCGAGCACGCTAAGGTTTCTGTTTGAAGGACAGAGAATCGCAGATAACCAAACTCCGAAAGAG cTGGGGATGGAGGACGAGGATGTCATCGAGGTTTATCAAGAACAGACCGGCGGACTTTGGAATGATTAA